From the genome of Nicotiana sylvestris chromosome 2, ASM39365v2, whole genome shotgun sequence, one region includes:
- the LOC104236735 gene encoding probable WRKY transcription factor 14: MCSKFQLQKTTMENNYQGDLADIFLGSSGPNISGANNITTTSGESSSTTAAAAVTDRWLGQFPSHPINYSAAGIEEPSVQDFGDPFCNLRDPLFHDIDMLPAGSSLFTSNNDNNNNNNNNNISLFGPKILEETEMKSRPTGNIFSRMLQISPTTKLAAAMSPCNSPMTGAVALQPPSTVIAGGGALVANDAIISPNSSKTCLMENSGLQISSPRNTGIKRRKSQAKKVVCIPAPAPANSRQGGEIVPSDLWAWRKYGQKPIKGSPYPRGYYRCSSSKGCSARKQVERSRTDPNMLVITYTSEHNHPWPTQRNSLAGSTRSQPNNSKHTTTSTSKNNTNSKDDQQNNISTVAQVNISKVKEEVAELQDLRDDHHHQQLAVEMRDVEFSKDSYQPILPDSSSNHSHEDFFADLVELEADPLNLLFAKTLSGDINEAGQKKTIDAFNLYDWSGNNNNKSQADP; the protein is encoded by the exons ATGTGCAGCAAGTTCCAGCTGCAAAAAACAACCATGGAGAATAATTATCAAGGTGATTTAGCTGATATATTCCTAGGTAGCAGTGGACCAAATATAAGTGGTGCAAATAATATCACTACCACCTCTGGTGAGTCATCATcgactactgctgctgctgctgttacTGACAGATGGCTAGGTCAGTTCCCTAGCCATCCGATAAATTATTCGGCCGCTGGAATTGAAGAACCGTCCGTTCAAGATTTTGGAGATCCGTTTTGTAACTTGAGAGATCCACTCTTCCATGATATTGATATGCTGCCTGCCGGTTCCAGCTTATTCACCTCGAACAATgacaataataacaataacaataataataatattagtcTTTTTGGACCAAAAATTCTTGAGGAGACTGAAATGAAAAGTCGACCAACCGGCAATATCTTTTCAAGGATGCTTCAGATCTCTCCTACTACCAAGTTGGCCGCGGCGATGTCACCATGTAATTCTCCGATGACGGGTGCCGTAGCCTTGCAACCACCCTCCACTGTTATTGCTGGTGGTGGTGCATTAGTTGCTAATGATGCAATTATCTCTCCTAATTCTTCTAAAACTTGCTTAATGGAAAACTCTGGCTTGCAGATCTCATCTCCGCGAAATACGGGTATCAAACGAAG AAAGAGTCAGGCGAAAAAGGTGGTATGTATACCAGCACCAGCACCAGCAAACAGCAGGCAAGGTGGAGAAATAGTTCCATCAGATCTATGGGCTTGGAGAAAGTACGGTCAGAAGCCAATCAAAGGCTCCCCTTACCCAAG GGGCTACTATAGATGCAGTAGTTCCAAGGGATGTTCAGCAAGGAAACAAGTGGAAAGGAGCAGGACAGACCCAAACATGTTAGTCATCACCTACACATCAGAGCACAATCATCCTTGGCCAACCCAGAGAAATTCCCTCGCTGGTTCAACCAGGTCTCAGCCTAATAATTCCAAACACACTACTACTTCAACCTCTAAGAACAACACTAATTCAAAAGATGATCAACAAAACAATATTAGTACTGTTGCACAAGTGAATATTTCCAAAGTGAAGGAAGAGGTGGCCGAATTACAAGACCTAAGGGATGATCATCATCATCAGCAACTTGCTGTGGAAATGCGTGATGTCGAATTCTCAAAAGACAGTTATCAGCCAATATTGCCAGATTCATCATCGAACCACTCTCACGAGGATTTCTTCGCCGATTTGGTAGAACTCGAAGCTGACCCTCTAAACCTTTTGTTCGCCAAAACTCTCTCGGGAGATATTAATGAAGCGGGACAGAAGAAGACCATTGATGCGTTCAACTTGTACGATTGGAgtggaaacaacaacaataagaGTCAAGCCGACCCATAA